Proteins encoded together in one Coffea arabica cultivar ET-39 chromosome 2c, Coffea Arabica ET-39 HiFi, whole genome shotgun sequence window:
- the LOC113725309 gene encoding sister chromatid cohesion 1 protein 1 isoform X2 yields the protein MKPCLFSRVTLSLGGAFLLRIGVRWRSNSANPEHSRRTEKICCGVEIEEDHIGMAATTKEKITRKKLDKLDIIKICEEILNPSVPMALRLSSILMGGVVIVYERKVKLLYDDVNRLLVELNQAWKVQLVSDPTVLPKGKAQAKYESITLPAIREEDIEEMETLQHSNVPTTMGFTQTAYFSMRLDNMDDSYINPNPEEDLPQDDHQANPADITLFDSHDPSMADTIMHNRFERFDIEGDEDTQLNFAASEHATIPSTLVPSPPPQDKPYPSDEVQDHNPEAQVNQQVAKDKKVLQQDQLRQGPTRKRARQPAAMAMDCEQTIIPGHVYQSWLQNTSDITSRRRKNSRSGAMSKRKIANITELPLTVLHDGLFTYGNREVHFPAPLLELWKKCTQPAHDSASGGTWTRQPPDPSSSSQPERIHKRDPIGYPIEDFHSGVGSQTEEISIEKQRTNHDISMQPEILMEEIGTDTANTKVPFSGAYIGALSQSNLMATPGDSSDEVRSIPSSGSGHGFLSNDSEVNLARSNMKRPHSSPRHRVYGLEPVAEENSSHPNFKLSRLSENGLIPDNELMVETGPTQTQKHPIAGQTNDQITRSIQMQDFAIIFLNNLLLFTRDFEYIVCVIHSLLEHGVYRQLKAHFETPGSSEAESLNQLARGMDKKRAAALFLRTCDEAILLAVLATQDVIRVQQKKPYGDILISRGPKM from the exons ATGAAACCTTGCTTGTTTTCAAGAGTAACCCTATCCCTCGGAGGAGCATTCCTTCTTCGCATCGGCGTACGTTGGCGCTCAAATTCGGCAAATCCAGAACACTCAAGACGGACGGAAAAAATATGCTGTGGTGTAGAAATTGAAGAAGATCATATAGG GATGGCGGCTACGACCAAAGAGAAGATTACCCGTAAAAAACTGGACAAGCTCGACATTATCAAAATCTG CGAAGAGATTTTGAATCCATCGGTTCCAATGGCTCTCAGACTCTCCAGTATTCTCATGG GTGGAGTCGTCATCGTCTACGAACGCAAAGTGAAACTCCTCTACG ATGATGTAAATCGTCTCCTG GTGGAGTTAAACCAAGCTTGGAAAGTTCAATTAGTGTCAGATCCAACCGTATTGCCTAAGGGCAAAGCTCAAGCCAA ATATGAATCCATTACTCTACCAGCAATTAGGGAGGAGGATATTGAAGAAAtggaaactcttcaacattctaaTGTGCCCACAACAATGGGGTTTACACAAACTGCCTATTTTTCAATG AGGCTGGATAACATGGATGATTCCTACATCAATCCAAATCCGGAGGAGGATCTTCCGCAGGATGACCATCAAG CTAATCCAGCTGATATCACTTTATTTGATAGCCATGATCCATCTATGGCGGACACAATCATGCATAACCGCTTTGAAAG GTTTGATATTGAAGGAGATGAGGACACACAATTGAACTTTGCAGCTTCAGAACATGCTACTATTCCTAGTACTCTTGTACCTTCTCCACCTCCTCAAGACAAACCCTATCCAT CTGATGAAGTACAGGATCACAATCCTGAGGCCCAAGTAAATCAGCAGGTTGCTAAAGACAAGAAAGTTCTTCAG CAGGATCAGTTAAGGCAAGGTCCAACTCGAAAGAGAGCAAGGCAGCCTGCTGCCATGGCAATGGACTGTGAGCAAACCATTATCCCTGGTCACGTATATCAATCTTGGCTTCAGAACACCTCCGATATTAcctcaagaagaagaaagaatagT CGATCAGGTGCCATGTCCAAAAGGAAGATAGCAAATATCACGGAACTTCCTCTTACCGTTCTACATGATGGATTATTCACTTATGGGAACAGAGAAGTGCATTTTCCTGCTCCTCTTCTTGAACTATGGAAAAAATGTACCCAGCCAGCTCATGATTCAGCTTCGG GTGGGACTTGGACACGTCAACCCCCTGATCCATCATCGTCATCTCAACCAGAGCGAATACATAAACGAGATCCAATTGGTTAT CCCATTGAAGATTTTCATAGTGGTGTTGGCTCTCAAACTGAGGAAATTTCCATCGAGAAGCAGAGGACAAATCATGACATAAGCATGCAACCTGAAATTCTTATGGAGGAGATAGGAACTGATACTGCAAATACCAAAGTGCCATTTTCTGGGGCTTACATAGGGGCCCTCAGTCAGAGCAACCTGATGGCAACACCAGGAGATTCCA GTGATGAAGTAAGATCGATCCCGAGCTCGGGGTCTGGTCATGGTTTCCTGTCAAATGATTCAGAAGTCAATTTGGCAAG GTCCAACATGAAAAGACCACACTCTTCACCTAGGCACAGAGTTTATGGCCTTGAACCGGTGGCAGAGGAGAACTCGTCGCATCCAAACTTCAAGTTGTCTAGACTATCTGAAAATGGTCTTATACCAGATAATG AACTTATGGTGGAAACTGGACCAACGCAAACCCAGAAACATCCAATTGCTGGTCAAACTAATGATCAGATCACTCGTTCGATTCAAATGCAAGACTTTGCAATCATATTTTTGAATAATCTTCTTCTCTTTACTCGTGACTTTGAGTATATAGTTTGTGTAATTCATTCTCTTTTGGAACACGGCGTCTACAGGCAGCTGAAGGCTCATTTTGAAACACCAGGATCTTCTGAAGCAGAATCTTTGAACCAGCTGGCTAGAGGAATGGATAAGAAAAGGGCAGCAGCTCTTTTCTTACGGACTTGTG ACGAGGCAATTCTGCTGGCAGTTCTAGCTACCCAAGACGTCATCAGAGTTCAGCAGAAGAAGCCATATGGGGATATACTCATCTCAAGAGGGCCAAAGATGTGA
- the LOC113725309 gene encoding sister chromatid cohesion 1 protein 1 isoform X8 codes for MAATTKEKITRKKLDKLDIIKICEEILNPSVPMALRLSSILMGGVVIVYERKVKLLYDDVNRLLVELNQAWKVQLVSDPTVLPKGKAQAKYESITLPAIREEDIEEMETLQHSNVPTTMGFTQTAYFSMRLDNMDDSYINPNPEEDLPQDDHQANPADITLFDSHDPSMADTIMHNRFERFDIEGDEDTQLNFAASEHATIPSTLVPSPPPQDKPYPSDEVQDHNPEAQVNQQVAKDKKVLQQDQLRQGPTRKRARQPAAMAMDCEQTIIPGHVYQSWLQNTSDITSRRRKNSQRSGAMSKRKIANITELPLTVLHDGLFTYGNREVHFPAPLLELWKKCTQPAHDSASGGTWTRQPPDPSSSSQPERIHKRDPIGYPIEDFHSGVGSQTEEISIEKQRTNHDISMQPEILMEEIGTDTANTKVPFSGAYIGALSQSNLMATPGDSSDEVRSIPSSGSGHGFLSNDSEVNLARSNMKRPHSSPRHRVYGLEPVAEENSSHPNFKLSRLSENGLIPDNELMVETGPTQTQKHPIAGQTNDQITRSIQMQDFAIIFLNNLLLFTRDFEYIVCVIHSLLEHGVYRQLKAHFETPGSSEAESLNQLARGMDKKRAAALFLRTCDEAILLAVLATQDVIRVQQKKPYGDILISRGPKM; via the exons ATGGCGGCTACGACCAAAGAGAAGATTACCCGTAAAAAACTGGACAAGCTCGACATTATCAAAATCTG CGAAGAGATTTTGAATCCATCGGTTCCAATGGCTCTCAGACTCTCCAGTATTCTCATGG GTGGAGTCGTCATCGTCTACGAACGCAAAGTGAAACTCCTCTACG ATGATGTAAATCGTCTCCTG GTGGAGTTAAACCAAGCTTGGAAAGTTCAATTAGTGTCAGATCCAACCGTATTGCCTAAGGGCAAAGCTCAAGCCAA ATATGAATCCATTACTCTACCAGCAATTAGGGAGGAGGATATTGAAGAAAtggaaactcttcaacattctaaTGTGCCCACAACAATGGGGTTTACACAAACTGCCTATTTTTCAATG AGGCTGGATAACATGGATGATTCCTACATCAATCCAAATCCGGAGGAGGATCTTCCGCAGGATGACCATCAAG CTAATCCAGCTGATATCACTTTATTTGATAGCCATGATCCATCTATGGCGGACACAATCATGCATAACCGCTTTGAAAG GTTTGATATTGAAGGAGATGAGGACACACAATTGAACTTTGCAGCTTCAGAACATGCTACTATTCCTAGTACTCTTGTACCTTCTCCACCTCCTCAAGACAAACCCTATCCAT CTGATGAAGTACAGGATCACAATCCTGAGGCCCAAGTAAATCAGCAGGTTGCTAAAGACAAGAAAGTTCTTCAG CAGGATCAGTTAAGGCAAGGTCCAACTCGAAAGAGAGCAAGGCAGCCTGCTGCCATGGCAATGGACTGTGAGCAAACCATTATCCCTGGTCACGTATATCAATCTTGGCTTCAGAACACCTCCGATATTAcctcaagaagaagaaagaatagT CAGCGATCAGGTGCCATGTCCAAAAGGAAGATAGCAAATATCACGGAACTTCCTCTTACCGTTCTACATGATGGATTATTCACTTATGGGAACAGAGAAGTGCATTTTCCTGCTCCTCTTCTTGAACTATGGAAAAAATGTACCCAGCCAGCTCATGATTCAGCTTCGG GTGGGACTTGGACACGTCAACCCCCTGATCCATCATCGTCATCTCAACCAGAGCGAATACATAAACGAGATCCAATTGGTTAT CCCATTGAAGATTTTCATAGTGGTGTTGGCTCTCAAACTGAGGAAATTTCCATCGAGAAGCAGAGGACAAATCATGACATAAGCATGCAACCTGAAATTCTTATGGAGGAGATAGGAACTGATACTGCAAATACCAAAGTGCCATTTTCTGGGGCTTACATAGGGGCCCTCAGTCAGAGCAACCTGATGGCAACACCAGGAGATTCCA GTGATGAAGTAAGATCGATCCCGAGCTCGGGGTCTGGTCATGGTTTCCTGTCAAATGATTCAGAAGTCAATTTGGCAAG GTCCAACATGAAAAGACCACACTCTTCACCTAGGCACAGAGTTTATGGCCTTGAACCGGTGGCAGAGGAGAACTCGTCGCATCCAAACTTCAAGTTGTCTAGACTATCTGAAAATGGTCTTATACCAGATAATG AACTTATGGTGGAAACTGGACCAACGCAAACCCAGAAACATCCAATTGCTGGTCAAACTAATGATCAGATCACTCGTTCGATTCAAATGCAAGACTTTGCAATCATATTTTTGAATAATCTTCTTCTCTTTACTCGTGACTTTGAGTATATAGTTTGTGTAATTCATTCTCTTTTGGAACACGGCGTCTACAGGCAGCTGAAGGCTCATTTTGAAACACCAGGATCTTCTGAAGCAGAATCTTTGAACCAGCTGGCTAGAGGAATGGATAAGAAAAGGGCAGCAGCTCTTTTCTTACGGACTTGTG ACGAGGCAATTCTGCTGGCAGTTCTAGCTACCCAAGACGTCATCAGAGTTCAGCAGAAGAAGCCATATGGGGATATACTCATCTCAAGAGGGCCAAAGATGTGA
- the LOC113725309 gene encoding sister chromatid cohesion 1 protein 1 isoform X5: MKPCLFSRVTLSLGGAFLLRIGVRWRSNSANPEHSRRTEKICCGVEIEEDHIGMAATTKEKITRKKLDKLDIIKICEEILNPSVPMALRLSSILMGGVVIVYERKVKLLYDDVNRLLVELNQAWKVQLVSDPTVLPKGKAQAKYESITLPAIREEDIEEMETLQHSNVPTTMGFTQTAYFSMRLDNMDDSYINPNPEEDLPQDDHQANPADITLFDSHDPSMADTIMHNRFERFDIEGDEDTQLNFAASEHATIPSTLVPSPPPQDKPYPSDEVQDHNPEAQVNQQVAKDKKVLQQDQLRQGPTRKRARQPAAMAMDCEQTIIPGHVYQSWLQNTSDITSRRRKNSQRSGAMSKRKIANITELPLTVLHDGLFTYGNREVHFPAPLLELWKKCTQPAHDSASGGTWTRQPPDPSSSSQPERIHKRDPIGYPIEDFHSGVGSQTEEISIEKQRTNHDISMQPEILMEEIGTDTANTKVPFSGAYIGALSQSNLMATPGDSSDEVRSIPSSGSGHGFLSNDSEVNLARSNMKRPHSSPRHRVYGLEPVAEENSSHPNFKLSRLSENGLIPDNELMVETGPTQTQKHPIAGQTNDQITRSIQMQLKAHFETPGSSEAESLNQLARGMDKKRAAALFLRTCDEAILLAVLATQDVIRVQQKKPYGDILISRGPKM, translated from the exons ATGAAACCTTGCTTGTTTTCAAGAGTAACCCTATCCCTCGGAGGAGCATTCCTTCTTCGCATCGGCGTACGTTGGCGCTCAAATTCGGCAAATCCAGAACACTCAAGACGGACGGAAAAAATATGCTGTGGTGTAGAAATTGAAGAAGATCATATAGG GATGGCGGCTACGACCAAAGAGAAGATTACCCGTAAAAAACTGGACAAGCTCGACATTATCAAAATCTG CGAAGAGATTTTGAATCCATCGGTTCCAATGGCTCTCAGACTCTCCAGTATTCTCATGG GTGGAGTCGTCATCGTCTACGAACGCAAAGTGAAACTCCTCTACG ATGATGTAAATCGTCTCCTG GTGGAGTTAAACCAAGCTTGGAAAGTTCAATTAGTGTCAGATCCAACCGTATTGCCTAAGGGCAAAGCTCAAGCCAA ATATGAATCCATTACTCTACCAGCAATTAGGGAGGAGGATATTGAAGAAAtggaaactcttcaacattctaaTGTGCCCACAACAATGGGGTTTACACAAACTGCCTATTTTTCAATG AGGCTGGATAACATGGATGATTCCTACATCAATCCAAATCCGGAGGAGGATCTTCCGCAGGATGACCATCAAG CTAATCCAGCTGATATCACTTTATTTGATAGCCATGATCCATCTATGGCGGACACAATCATGCATAACCGCTTTGAAAG GTTTGATATTGAAGGAGATGAGGACACACAATTGAACTTTGCAGCTTCAGAACATGCTACTATTCCTAGTACTCTTGTACCTTCTCCACCTCCTCAAGACAAACCCTATCCAT CTGATGAAGTACAGGATCACAATCCTGAGGCCCAAGTAAATCAGCAGGTTGCTAAAGACAAGAAAGTTCTTCAG CAGGATCAGTTAAGGCAAGGTCCAACTCGAAAGAGAGCAAGGCAGCCTGCTGCCATGGCAATGGACTGTGAGCAAACCATTATCCCTGGTCACGTATATCAATCTTGGCTTCAGAACACCTCCGATATTAcctcaagaagaagaaagaatagT CAGCGATCAGGTGCCATGTCCAAAAGGAAGATAGCAAATATCACGGAACTTCCTCTTACCGTTCTACATGATGGATTATTCACTTATGGGAACAGAGAAGTGCATTTTCCTGCTCCTCTTCTTGAACTATGGAAAAAATGTACCCAGCCAGCTCATGATTCAGCTTCGG GTGGGACTTGGACACGTCAACCCCCTGATCCATCATCGTCATCTCAACCAGAGCGAATACATAAACGAGATCCAATTGGTTAT CCCATTGAAGATTTTCATAGTGGTGTTGGCTCTCAAACTGAGGAAATTTCCATCGAGAAGCAGAGGACAAATCATGACATAAGCATGCAACCTGAAATTCTTATGGAGGAGATAGGAACTGATACTGCAAATACCAAAGTGCCATTTTCTGGGGCTTACATAGGGGCCCTCAGTCAGAGCAACCTGATGGCAACACCAGGAGATTCCA GTGATGAAGTAAGATCGATCCCGAGCTCGGGGTCTGGTCATGGTTTCCTGTCAAATGATTCAGAAGTCAATTTGGCAAG GTCCAACATGAAAAGACCACACTCTTCACCTAGGCACAGAGTTTATGGCCTTGAACCGGTGGCAGAGGAGAACTCGTCGCATCCAAACTTCAAGTTGTCTAGACTATCTGAAAATGGTCTTATACCAGATAATG AACTTATGGTGGAAACTGGACCAACGCAAACCCAGAAACATCCAATTGCTGGTCAAACTAATGATCAGATCACTCGTTCGATTCAAAT GCAGCTGAAGGCTCATTTTGAAACACCAGGATCTTCTGAAGCAGAATCTTTGAACCAGCTGGCTAGAGGAATGGATAAGAAAAGGGCAGCAGCTCTTTTCTTACGGACTTGTG ACGAGGCAATTCTGCTGGCAGTTCTAGCTACCCAAGACGTCATCAGAGTTCAGCAGAAGAAGCCATATGGGGATATACTCATCTCAAGAGGGCCAAAGATGTGA
- the LOC113725309 gene encoding sister chromatid cohesion 1 protein 1 isoform X3 produces MKPCLFSRVTLSLGGAFLLRIGVRWRSNSANPEHSRRTEKICCGVEIEEDHIGMAATTKEKITRKKLDKLDIIKICEEILNPSVPMALRLSSILMGGVVIVYERKVKLLYDDVNRLLVELNQAWKVQLVSDPTVLPKGKAQAKYESITLPAIREEDIEEMETLQHSNVPTTMGFTQTAYFSMRLDNMDDSYINPNPEEDLPQDDHQANPADITLFDSHDPSMADTIMHNRFERFDIEGDEDTQLNFAASEHATIPSTLVPSPPPQDKPYPSDEVQDHNPEAQVNQQVAKDKKVLQDQLRQGPTRKRARQPAAMAMDCEQTIIPGHVYQSWLQNTSDITSRRRKNSQRSGAMSKRKIANITELPLTVLHDGLFTYGNREVHFPAPLLELWKKCTQPAHDSASGGTWTRQPPDPSSSSQPERIHKRDPIGYPIEDFHSGVGSQTEEISIEKQRTNHDISMQPEILMEEIGTDTANTKVPFSGAYIGALSQSNLMATPGDSSDEVRSIPSSGSGHGFLSNDSEVNLARSNMKRPHSSPRHRVYGLEPVAEENSSHPNFKLSRLSENGLIPDNELMVETGPTQTQKHPIAGQTNDQITRSIQMQDFAIIFLNNLLLFTRDFEYIVCVIHSLLEHGVYRQLKAHFETPGSSEAESLNQLARGMDKKRAAALFLRTCDEAILLAVLATQDVIRVQQKKPYGDILISRGPKM; encoded by the exons ATGAAACCTTGCTTGTTTTCAAGAGTAACCCTATCCCTCGGAGGAGCATTCCTTCTTCGCATCGGCGTACGTTGGCGCTCAAATTCGGCAAATCCAGAACACTCAAGACGGACGGAAAAAATATGCTGTGGTGTAGAAATTGAAGAAGATCATATAGG GATGGCGGCTACGACCAAAGAGAAGATTACCCGTAAAAAACTGGACAAGCTCGACATTATCAAAATCTG CGAAGAGATTTTGAATCCATCGGTTCCAATGGCTCTCAGACTCTCCAGTATTCTCATGG GTGGAGTCGTCATCGTCTACGAACGCAAAGTGAAACTCCTCTACG ATGATGTAAATCGTCTCCTG GTGGAGTTAAACCAAGCTTGGAAAGTTCAATTAGTGTCAGATCCAACCGTATTGCCTAAGGGCAAAGCTCAAGCCAA ATATGAATCCATTACTCTACCAGCAATTAGGGAGGAGGATATTGAAGAAAtggaaactcttcaacattctaaTGTGCCCACAACAATGGGGTTTACACAAACTGCCTATTTTTCAATG AGGCTGGATAACATGGATGATTCCTACATCAATCCAAATCCGGAGGAGGATCTTCCGCAGGATGACCATCAAG CTAATCCAGCTGATATCACTTTATTTGATAGCCATGATCCATCTATGGCGGACACAATCATGCATAACCGCTTTGAAAG GTTTGATATTGAAGGAGATGAGGACACACAATTGAACTTTGCAGCTTCAGAACATGCTACTATTCCTAGTACTCTTGTACCTTCTCCACCTCCTCAAGACAAACCCTATCCAT CTGATGAAGTACAGGATCACAATCCTGAGGCCCAAGTAAATCAGCAGGTTGCTAAAGACAAGAAAGTTCTTCAG GATCAGTTAAGGCAAGGTCCAACTCGAAAGAGAGCAAGGCAGCCTGCTGCCATGGCAATGGACTGTGAGCAAACCATTATCCCTGGTCACGTATATCAATCTTGGCTTCAGAACACCTCCGATATTAcctcaagaagaagaaagaatagT CAGCGATCAGGTGCCATGTCCAAAAGGAAGATAGCAAATATCACGGAACTTCCTCTTACCGTTCTACATGATGGATTATTCACTTATGGGAACAGAGAAGTGCATTTTCCTGCTCCTCTTCTTGAACTATGGAAAAAATGTACCCAGCCAGCTCATGATTCAGCTTCGG GTGGGACTTGGACACGTCAACCCCCTGATCCATCATCGTCATCTCAACCAGAGCGAATACATAAACGAGATCCAATTGGTTAT CCCATTGAAGATTTTCATAGTGGTGTTGGCTCTCAAACTGAGGAAATTTCCATCGAGAAGCAGAGGACAAATCATGACATAAGCATGCAACCTGAAATTCTTATGGAGGAGATAGGAACTGATACTGCAAATACCAAAGTGCCATTTTCTGGGGCTTACATAGGGGCCCTCAGTCAGAGCAACCTGATGGCAACACCAGGAGATTCCA GTGATGAAGTAAGATCGATCCCGAGCTCGGGGTCTGGTCATGGTTTCCTGTCAAATGATTCAGAAGTCAATTTGGCAAG GTCCAACATGAAAAGACCACACTCTTCACCTAGGCACAGAGTTTATGGCCTTGAACCGGTGGCAGAGGAGAACTCGTCGCATCCAAACTTCAAGTTGTCTAGACTATCTGAAAATGGTCTTATACCAGATAATG AACTTATGGTGGAAACTGGACCAACGCAAACCCAGAAACATCCAATTGCTGGTCAAACTAATGATCAGATCACTCGTTCGATTCAAATGCAAGACTTTGCAATCATATTTTTGAATAATCTTCTTCTCTTTACTCGTGACTTTGAGTATATAGTTTGTGTAATTCATTCTCTTTTGGAACACGGCGTCTACAGGCAGCTGAAGGCTCATTTTGAAACACCAGGATCTTCTGAAGCAGAATCTTTGAACCAGCTGGCTAGAGGAATGGATAAGAAAAGGGCAGCAGCTCTTTTCTTACGGACTTGTG ACGAGGCAATTCTGCTGGCAGTTCTAGCTACCCAAGACGTCATCAGAGTTCAGCAGAAGAAGCCATATGGGGATATACTCATCTCAAGAGGGCCAAAGATGTGA
- the LOC113725309 gene encoding sister chromatid cohesion 1 protein 1 isoform X7, producing MKPCLFSRVTLSLGGAFLLRIGVRWRSNSANPEHSRRTEKICCGVEIEEDHIGMAATTKEKITRKKLDKLDIIKICEEILNPSVPMALRLSSILMGGVVIVYERKVKLLYDDVNRLLVELNQAWKVQLVSDPTVLPKGKAQAKYESITLPAIREEDIEEMETLQHSNVPTTMGFTQTAYFSMRLDNMDDSYINPNPEEDLPQDDHQANPADITLFDSHDPSMADTIMHNRFERFDIEGDEDTQLNFAASEHATIPSTLVPSPPPQDKPYPSDEVQDHNPEAQVNQQVAKDKKVLQQDQLRQGPTRKRARQPAAMAMDCEQTIIPGHVYQSWLQNTSDITSRRRKNSQRSGAMSKRKIANITELPLTVLHDGLFTYGNREVHFPAPLLELWKKCTQPAHDSASGGTWTRQPPDPSSSSQPERIHKRDPIGYPIEDFHSGVGSQTEEISIEKQRTNHDISMQPEILMEEIGTDTANTKVPFSGAYIGALSQSNLMATPGDSSDEVRSIPSSGSGHGFLSNDSEVNLARSNMKRPHSSPRHRVYGLEPVAEENSSHPNFKLSRLSENGLIPDNELMVETGPTQTQKHPIAGQTNDQITRSIQMQLKAHFETPGSSEAESLNQLARGMDKKRAAALFLRTCVLATQDVIRVQQKKPYGDILISRGPKM from the exons ATGAAACCTTGCTTGTTTTCAAGAGTAACCCTATCCCTCGGAGGAGCATTCCTTCTTCGCATCGGCGTACGTTGGCGCTCAAATTCGGCAAATCCAGAACACTCAAGACGGACGGAAAAAATATGCTGTGGTGTAGAAATTGAAGAAGATCATATAGG GATGGCGGCTACGACCAAAGAGAAGATTACCCGTAAAAAACTGGACAAGCTCGACATTATCAAAATCTG CGAAGAGATTTTGAATCCATCGGTTCCAATGGCTCTCAGACTCTCCAGTATTCTCATGG GTGGAGTCGTCATCGTCTACGAACGCAAAGTGAAACTCCTCTACG ATGATGTAAATCGTCTCCTG GTGGAGTTAAACCAAGCTTGGAAAGTTCAATTAGTGTCAGATCCAACCGTATTGCCTAAGGGCAAAGCTCAAGCCAA ATATGAATCCATTACTCTACCAGCAATTAGGGAGGAGGATATTGAAGAAAtggaaactcttcaacattctaaTGTGCCCACAACAATGGGGTTTACACAAACTGCCTATTTTTCAATG AGGCTGGATAACATGGATGATTCCTACATCAATCCAAATCCGGAGGAGGATCTTCCGCAGGATGACCATCAAG CTAATCCAGCTGATATCACTTTATTTGATAGCCATGATCCATCTATGGCGGACACAATCATGCATAACCGCTTTGAAAG GTTTGATATTGAAGGAGATGAGGACACACAATTGAACTTTGCAGCTTCAGAACATGCTACTATTCCTAGTACTCTTGTACCTTCTCCACCTCCTCAAGACAAACCCTATCCAT CTGATGAAGTACAGGATCACAATCCTGAGGCCCAAGTAAATCAGCAGGTTGCTAAAGACAAGAAAGTTCTTCAG CAGGATCAGTTAAGGCAAGGTCCAACTCGAAAGAGAGCAAGGCAGCCTGCTGCCATGGCAATGGACTGTGAGCAAACCATTATCCCTGGTCACGTATATCAATCTTGGCTTCAGAACACCTCCGATATTAcctcaagaagaagaaagaatagT CAGCGATCAGGTGCCATGTCCAAAAGGAAGATAGCAAATATCACGGAACTTCCTCTTACCGTTCTACATGATGGATTATTCACTTATGGGAACAGAGAAGTGCATTTTCCTGCTCCTCTTCTTGAACTATGGAAAAAATGTACCCAGCCAGCTCATGATTCAGCTTCGG GTGGGACTTGGACACGTCAACCCCCTGATCCATCATCGTCATCTCAACCAGAGCGAATACATAAACGAGATCCAATTGGTTAT CCCATTGAAGATTTTCATAGTGGTGTTGGCTCTCAAACTGAGGAAATTTCCATCGAGAAGCAGAGGACAAATCATGACATAAGCATGCAACCTGAAATTCTTATGGAGGAGATAGGAACTGATACTGCAAATACCAAAGTGCCATTTTCTGGGGCTTACATAGGGGCCCTCAGTCAGAGCAACCTGATGGCAACACCAGGAGATTCCA GTGATGAAGTAAGATCGATCCCGAGCTCGGGGTCTGGTCATGGTTTCCTGTCAAATGATTCAGAAGTCAATTTGGCAAG GTCCAACATGAAAAGACCACACTCTTCACCTAGGCACAGAGTTTATGGCCTTGAACCGGTGGCAGAGGAGAACTCGTCGCATCCAAACTTCAAGTTGTCTAGACTATCTGAAAATGGTCTTATACCAGATAATG AACTTATGGTGGAAACTGGACCAACGCAAACCCAGAAACATCCAATTGCTGGTCAAACTAATGATCAGATCACTCGTTCGATTCAAAT GCAGCTGAAGGCTCATTTTGAAACACCAGGATCTTCTGAAGCAGAATCTTTGAACCAGCTGGCTAGAGGAATGGATAAGAAAAGGGCAGCAGCTCTTTTCTTACGGACTTGTG TTCTAGCTACCCAAGACGTCATCAGAGTTCAGCAGAAGAAGCCATATGGGGATATACTCATCTCAAGAGGGCCAAAGATGTGA